The following nucleotide sequence is from Pungitius pungitius chromosome 6, fPunPun2.1, whole genome shotgun sequence.
ATGACACATGGCTACATcttcaactaaaacaaaaaggacaagCTATGGATCCAATTGCTTAAAGTCGTTATGTACCTTGTCCATCCCTACAGCCTCAGCAAAAATGCGCTGAATGATTTTTGCTGTTAATATCATAATCAATTATACATGTGTCAGAACTAATGGCCCAAGCCAATAGAAACGGACATCAATGCTGAACTGAAAGACCAAAGGAATTATTAGAGGAAGCATTATTTCCCTTGGATACTGGAGAGGATTAAACTCCGGGGCTTGTGGGACACTGGAATTGTTTTTCCACTCCCTGGGGTTATCTCAGGTAACAACTATTCAAGTATTATTAAAGAGCTAAAAATGGCCCATACAGTTATAGCAAAGTAAATCAAGCTGCCATTGAGtttttgcttgtgtgtgctATGATTGTGCATGTGcctttgcatgcatgtgtgtgaatgcCCTTGGagacttgtgtttgtgtgtgtagagacGTCTGAGCTGACAGAAGCAGTTGGTAGTCGGGATATGCGTCTAAGAAGAAAACAGGGTGAGAAGACCTCCTTAAATGTGCACAGTGCTGCAAAAAACAACTTTGGCATTTGTGCTGGAGTACAAAAAATAAGCACCCGATAAGTCTATTTTGTGCCTGCAAAAatattgcatatatatatatgtgctcCAAAATGTAAATTGTGTCTGTCAGAGCACATGTTATCATGTTATATTTTTTCACCtcctttgctgtttttcttgATCATTTGGTTCGTGTTCCCCTTTAGGTATGAAATGTAGGTTAGgagacatgtaaatgtacacacAACATGCATTAAGAGATAGAACTCCACCGTAGGGCGTGAGCATCCATACATACATGgacctctttcttttcctcttcgTTCTCGCTCTTATcagcctcctcttccctccccccATTCAGTCTGTCATTATGGCATTGGCTCTGCTCTCTTAAAATGTAAACAAGATGTAATGTCTTTTATGTATGTTCATGTTTTGTGGAACTAAGTGCTCTGGACATGGGCAAAGTAAGGTCAATAGCCACTAATTCTCATTATCCGGGACTATAATGGCAGATATCCATAGGcataaatgaaatatatttcgGGCTGGTTCCAGAGTATAATGATCTGAAATTAGAGTGAGTGCATTAATAGCCACAGTGCCGGCCAGCTATAAACAAGGAAAAATAGGTCAGGTGGCGCAGGTCACAAGCAGAGTCCCATACGAAGTAAATATCAGAGGCACTAAGCGGTTGCAGCGATGTCTTGCTTTTCGGCAGCACATTGCTTTATTTGTCATCACTCCTCAAAAGCCTCACCCCATCTTATTCCAGGATAAATCGCCTCGCGGCCCACTCCCTGTTAGTTAATCAAGTTCCAACGCTTCTTTAGATCTTTCATACGGCAGGATTACTCAATTCATAACTAAAAATATATTACCAGTTGAGGAACTAACATTGATGATATAAAATGAAGTTACTCATTCTTTTTTCATACTTTTACTTAGATTCACATTTGCATAAGTATTTCCGCTCTTCTACTTGAGCACACagttataaagttataaatatataaaacggGTATCTTCGTGAATGGGTCCCAAAGGAACCACAGCAAGTTCCTGTGATGCGCCATGAtgataaaacacttttttaaggTGCATTTCACAGTGCAAATTCTTTTCAATGTTGATTTTTTGGCTGCTGTATTAATTCTGTTCCAAAACTCTCGTTTTGTGTCTTTAATTTAAGGGATTCATATAACAAAGACTGAAATGTCAGTAGTAATAATAAGGCAGGTctaggggggaggggtgtgaaCTGTCGATCATAATTAATGACTGACAGTTTTATGCCTGTGATAATttatggctctgtgtgtgtgtgtgtgtgtgtgtgtgtgtgtgtgtgtgtgtgtgtgtatgtgtggggtgAGTACGTTGATcaaatggcgcgtttccaccgagcagtacggtacggtacgggtcggtacgggtcgggtctgttaaccatgatttggcgagcgtttccaccgccaacagtacccttacttgataggcgtggtattggacggaaagtagagtgacgtcattcgatcgcgcgaaaactgaaagctaaccgcaaacaacaatggaggacatacagccgatcctgttcttgcgtttcgatatgtggctgttaaagtaaatgctgcgcggcgacattgttgcgacggttttccttcgtgtgttgtctttccccttgcggcacgcgcaaatgacgacactctttcaaccaatcaacgctttgcagtgagtctagctccaccctttagtaccaaacaactgtgccaggtaccccaacggaagggtacccaaaaagtggtacggtacggtgcggatctttggtacttttctcagtggagacacaaataaaagggtaccgacccgacccgtagcgtaccgtaccgctcggtggaaacgcaccaaaAGAGTCTGTTAACGGTGTTAATAgtgataaaacaataaattggTTTTAGAGGAAGAATAAACAAAAGTTTTATCAGAAGGTGTTTTTACGAGCGGTCAAACCTCTGATCCAGATAGAAATCAAACACTGGGGGCTAGACATTCAGGTGACCCCTAAGACATCAAAGGGCAAAACCTCTGTAGGAAGTTTGGGCAGACAGTTAGGTGTTATCACAAGATGTTTCACAGGGGGGTCCCCAGACCGGAAGATACGTCATTGAGGGGTGTTTATAGGTCCACAGAAATACCTCCAAAATACTTCACCCTGCCCTCAATCACCGCTAGGACCGCTGCTCCTGATtctgaagctgtttttttgtcGTTGCTCGCTAGAAAATGGATCATGCTCCGCCAGGCTGCATTATAGGTATGTCTACAGACAACGTCGACCATTCAGATGTTGATAACCCCCGCTGTAAGAGAAGGCCTGCTACATGCTTTACTGCAGAGAAAGACCCATCGGTAGAGTTACAGTATGAGGGAGTTAACAGGTATGTGTATATCGTTGAATACTATGATGGAAAAGTGACTCTGGCATCACACATCAACCCTGTGGATGAGAAAGGGGATATTCGTGAAAAAGATGTCAATGTTGTCCATGGTGCATCAGGCCCGAAAATATACCATCTTACCGCAGACCGGTATAACAGACGACatgatgatttcatttttttgacgGCGTGTGAGGACTTCGAGCAAATTGTGGCTAATAGGGGTcgtaagggagggggggaacagCCATATCCGCTTACAGACGAAGAGTATAACAAGTGGTTCCCActcattttctttattcagtGGTGTGACTGGCCTGCTCTGCAAAAAGTGTTTAAACAAATTGACGAAGCAATCAAGAGAGACAGGGTTAATCAGGCTTACGGGTCTGTTAGAAAACGTTGACGACAATACACCGAGTGGTATGCAATCTGGTGTGCCTGCTACCTTGCGTAGACCAAAAATCATCCACCCCTTAAGCATCGAAAAGAATGACAGGTGGATTATGTACTtgttatgtatatatatctgcaACTGAGGTTAATTATGCAGAATccgaaaaatgtttttattttcaggctCTGAAAATGCCAGCCTCCCAACGACCTGGACTCCCCCTtcttctccatcacctccatctaGGATGCTGCAAAAGATTTATTATGATCCATCGCATCATGGGGAATTGGGCAGTGTGGCCAAACTGCTCAACGCCGTTAGAGAATGTACCGGCGTGACTCCTCCCATGACCGCAGGAACAAGACGAACACGTGTATACGTTACATGCCAAGGCTGCAGTACATTTTCCGAGGAACTGGATTTTAGTTAGCGGTATAGACAGACAGTTTCAGATGGATCTTGTTGATATGGCAGAATATGCAGAGGAAAATGACTCGGTGCGGTATTTGTTGACGTGTATTGATGTATTTTCCAAGTACGCCTGTGTTAGATGTCTTTCTAACTAATCAGGCTCCACTGTCGCCAAAGCCTTTAAGGATATTCTGAGGGAGGGGCATGTACCAGCGAAACTCCAAACTGATGAAGGGACAGAGTTTTATAATAAGCAATTTAGGAAGCTTATAGATCAACATAAAATCACAAATTTTTCAACCTCAAATGAGACCAAAGCAAGTGTTGTGGAACGTTTTAACAGGATGTACAGGACGCGAATGTGGAGATATTTAACATCCGTTAATTCACGCAGATATGTGGACGTGGTTCAAGATCTTTTAGACAAGTCACAGACTGGGGCGTCAGAATGTGATGTCACACAACAGTGTGCAAGCTCAATTCTAGTAGTTGTAGTTGTTGTGGGTGCAAGGGATCAGTTATTGCCGTCTATTGATCAcaatttgtactttttactatTGCTAGTGCAATTGCAAACTAgtgcaattaaaatatttaatcacgattaatcgcatttatgtcatagttaactcaaaatgaatcattttttccatatatattttttcatttaatgctCTTAAAAAAGTGCATTGACttgtgtaggagccatattcatttggtattatttcatttaattttgctctGGGCCACTAGgggggctgtatgtgctttgtggctcagctgacctcggatcagcccaggtaggccatttaacctgccggaatcccagacacaggtgttgctaatttgggaagcaaacagttttcgactgtgccagtgtgcgtgtgtgcctttgtggtGAGCAAtgcggtttgttattttgggtaAATGTATTATGGCAAATGCAAATGCAATGATTTACtttgcaaatgcaaatgcaaatatCATATAGTGGCAAAAGTTTGCCACTATATGatatttgcatgtaaaataaacatacaaattaaTTGTAAcaatcaaagaaaaacaacattgcataGTTAAACCAcggcttaatattttcttttttaccagTTTGCTGTGAagaaagcagtcaggcctcttatttcataAACAATGAACCAGTTAGGTTACCAAAAAAAGGTAAGCCTACTTCTTTACTTTTAGACAGCCACTCAAACAAGCCTGGGTGTCATCCACCCCCCCTTATTAGTTTCAAGAAAACGTTAATCTCGcgataaaaaaattgacgttgttaaaatgggtttgcattaacatTGTTAATAAGGCGTTCAACTGACAGCACTACTTTTTGCACAAGGAGCCTACAATACatctttattttacaataacatGATCTATACTTGGGTTAATATCATCACTGCTGCTCCTGAGGcttttaaactaaaataaaatcttttgtTTATAGGCTGTTATAAccttttagcataagactatgttataacatagcCCTAATTTAATTAATTGTACCCTTTATTTGTTTCATCAGTCCTGCTGATATTTCACATTCTTCGCAAAAGGAGAACAGATCAGATACATTGTTACTTTGTTGACACAGTGTGTACCAGAGGTgtagactcgagtcatgaatttgatgacttgagactcgactcgacaaaacgtacaaagacttgcaaatcgacttggactttaacatcgatgactcgtgacttcacttggactcgagccttttgactcgagaagacttgctacttcccatgaaaactgggggaaacattttcacacggccgcgccgctctgtttatctgcatctgtcaaaaaaatgtgcgccacctttATGCAGAGAGCgtgcgctgcctgcacgacatccaatcactgcagtccattttaccgtatcaacgagacagctcgttcatggttacaaaaatctggatttttgaacccggattcagactccgatggaaatcttcgccaacattatgtcaacgtccgttttaaagtactgtaatgagctgagttaatgttattagttaatcagttatgcagatgttgcatgtgttcacgttatgctctgttaccagctgtagttacgagagacaacccgagttttggggggctgtgtatgcggaagtgttcgttcggcgtggtgacggccaacagtgaccaaagttgagttgttttatataaataaatgcaccggagttgcaagccagtcatcgcctccttatttacgctgcaacattggggtgagcgttacagtactataacacagtcacagtcgatccaccattacccttcccttcgtagtctaggtctgtgaggcagcgcaccatcacccagggttccccgtccccactataataagaggacttgaaatgactcgaaactaaaatggtaagactttggactcgacttgagacttaatggctttgacttttgactcgacttgggacttgccccATGTTTGACTCGACTttactcgggactcgagggcaacgacttgagacttgcttgtgacttgcataacaatgactttgtcccacctctggtgtgTACtggtaaaaacaaaacctttcctCTTGTATCTCAACCCTcagtcttttttcttcctttgaggcttttgttgaaaacattcaattcatttagaaAACATCTGTATGATTGTCAgacaatattccttttcttACATTGATTTAGTTCAATGAAGTCCATACTAATGTTTTCTCTGAATTTAACCTTTGGATAGTGTTTTTCACAATAAATGCATgccaaaaaatgtttattagTAATTAGTAGAGCCTTTCCATCCCTCCTGTTAAGCATGTGTTTTAACACATAGCTCAAAATAGccaaatattataaataaataaatatttgcactcaggattcatttcatttaacagTCTTGTGCTCTTGAATCTACTTAAATCAAAAGAGGAAGAATAACCTCTATAGGCTGCCTTGTTGGCCCCCACCGTTCAGTGACACCTCAGTTTCTCAAGACGTTGCTTCAACAAAGATTTGTATTACTCTTTTCTcgtctttgttttaaagaatgccTGTGCATCTCTCATCTCCGACCTCGAGTCTCTGTAGAAACATTTTAGTACACATCACCAATTCTTATTCTCCTGGACACATTGAGGAATTACTTCTCTTACTTCCGTTAGTCTTTGTGTAACTAATAATTACTCTTTCACATCAGTCACTCATGCTTCATTCCAAtagctttcattcattttgatgaaACAGGAAGACATAACAATTCTttaataatatcaataataataataaaacgttTTTGGATCTATGATCCCTAATTGCACACATTCTCTGTGGTGGTATTCGTTTGTAGTCTTACCCTAATAGTGACATTTTATCAATTAATAAACCCATTTATTAActaattttctttatttgttcatcctGAGGTTAAAATAACAGATCTGCGTGCTTCTGGAATCACACAAAAATATTACCTCACGTCCCCCACCATTaaagttaatttaaaaaagtgGGTTGGCTTGttttatacaaatgttttattttactgaaaaacattgccaaacagggcgatacaaaataaaatcataaagtgcacatttctaCTCCAAACTGAACATCTATCTGCAATATGTGCAAGGGACTCGTGCGCACACACCTTTGCATAGCAGACCAATATCAACACGAGAGGCAGGACAGATCCCAAAACAAACGTGCACATCACGTAGATTTTCCTGTAGTGATCCGGCCAGACCTCCCAGCAGAAGGTGTTGTTAACCTCCCTCTCTACGATGCTCTGGTAGTGCGCAACGGGCGCAACCATGACCAGGGACAGGATCCAGATGAGCACCACCCCGAGCATGGCGTGCCTCCACACGCGGATTGAAGAGGACTTCCTGGCGTGGACGATCGCCACGTAGCGGTCCACGGACATGGCCGACAGCGTAAAAATGCTGACCAGCATGGACATGGTGAAGAAGTAGTAGATGAACTTGCAGATGAACGCTCCCAACGTGCATATATCAGAAGAGAGATGAAGTTGTCCACACCCATCCCCAATGCAGGTGTAGCAGGCAGCGGTGTATGCGTTGAAACGCTGACTTTGGTTCTCCACCTCGAGCTCCATCCTTTAGCTGTTCCCTCCGCTGGTTTAGAGGAGTTACATGTTGCTACGGTGGAGCTCATATTGTAATATGTGGTGAATAAAGGATGGAGCTCCTTTTTTCGCAACGTCACCAAGCCGCGCGCATCACATCGCGCAAATACCTTTCCTCTATTTCCTGTGAAATGGGAACAAACAGAAAGTCTCTCAGCACTCAGTAGTGTCACAATTTAAACCCCACCATAAGAGCGTTTTGCCCTTTGTCCCTTTGTTAAACTACTAGAATATTAGTGCTTTTACAAAATGGAAACTTTGAAACACAATTTCAAATGACAGAAATACCCTTCAAAAGTATGGGCTAGACTAGAAAACTCATTTCTGTACAGGGAGCTCCAAAACAGGCATGCTGGTGCACTCTTCTTTGTGGTTCAGTTCCTTCCTACGATAGCCATTGGATCAAATTTTGTTGATGGTGAAGCCTTTGCCCTGATGTTTCACGGTGTCATAATGATGGGCGATGATCAGATTTATCACGTGATGTCCTGGAGGAATGACTGTGGTGTGTTATGAAAAGATGAGCGACTGAGCCTACCTCCCACCTCTGAGCCTATCTTCCACCTCTGAGCCTACCTTCCACCTCTGAGCCAACCTTCCACCTCTGAGCCTACCTCCCACCTCTGAGCCTATCTTCCACCTCTGAGCCTACCTTCCACCTCTGAGCCAACCTTCCACCTCTGAGCCAACCTTCCACCTCTGAGCCTACCTTCCACCTCTGAGCCTACCTTCCACCTCTGACCCTATCTTCCACCTCTGAGCCTACCTTCCACCTCTGAGCCTACCTCCCACCTCTGAGCCTATATTCCACCTCTGAGCCTACCTTCCACCTCTGAGCCTACCTTCCACCGCTGAGCCTACCTTCCACCTCTGAGCCTACCTTCCACCTCTGAGCCTACCTCCCACCTCTGAGCCTACCTTCCACCTCTGAGCCTACCTTCCACCTCTGAGCCTACCTCCCACCTCTGAGCCTACCTTCCACCTCTGAGCCTACCATCCACCTCTGAGCCTACCTTCCACCTCTGAGCCTACCTTCCACATCTGGACCTACCTTCCACCTCTGAGCCTACCTCCTCATACTGTAACTTTACAGATGGGTCGTTCTCTGCAGTAAAGCATGTAGCAGGCCTTCTCTTACGGCGGAGGAAATCAACATCTGAATGGTCGGCGTTGTCTGTAGACATACCTATAATGCAGCCTGGCGGAGCATGATCCATTTTGCAAAGATTTCCTAGCGAGCaacgaaaaaaaacagcttcagaATCAGGAGCAGCGGTCCCAGCGGTGATTGAGGGCAGAGTGAAGTATTTTGGAGGTATTTCTGTGGACCTATAAACACCCCTCAATGACGTATCTTCCGGTCTTGGGACCCCCCTGTGAAACATCTTGTGATAACACCTAACTGTCTGCCCAAACTTCCTACAGAGGTTTTGCCCTTTGATGTCTTAAGGGTCACCTGAATGTCTAGCCCCCAGTGTTTGATTTCTATCTGCATCAGAGGGGGTGACCGGTCGTAAAAACAACTTCTGATAAAACTTTTGTTTATTCTTCCTCTAAagccattttattgttttatcacTACTAACACCTTTAACATACTCTTTGATCTAcgccctcaaccccccccccccctccacacacacacacacagccataaATTCACACAGTCATAAAACTGTCAGTCATAAATTATGATTGACAGGGAATACCCACCCTATTATTACTACTAATGTCACTAACCATGGATTCTCCCATCTCAGGAGGCAAAAGCTTCCTATCCTTGTGTTTAAAAGGTTTAACTATTATTTATATCTAATAACTATCAGAAAACTAACATATAAATAATTCTGTACTTTTTCTCTGGGACACAGGGAGTTCAGATCCAGGAAATAGACATGTGTCATAGAGCTGAGAGCTGACTTGGTGGGATTCAAGTTGATGTGAGCATTACGGGACGGCTCCACAGCTCCCTGTCCTTAAATGGCCCGTTCCCCAGTGAGAGCCACTGAGTGCACCTGAAGTTTGCTGCACTATGTGCAATCTTGCGTCTTGGCATTCAGGTTGCGTTTGGCCTGCAGGTCTGCAAAAATCTGCAAGCCCTTACTTAGCTGCATCCCAAATGACCTCATACCCTCTCCACACCACCTCATGTTATAATGTTAGGTGTagttctatttttttgttgtttgtttgcaacAATGTCCCACCACAGAACCAATGATGGATTGGAGTAATGCCCAGCTATTTATCTCTCTTAAGGAATGTGCATAGAAGAGAGATAATACAACTTTGCTTACACCAGATAATTCCCATGCAGATattaatctttatttatttatcattatttaGGATGGTATGTCTTCTGTGTCTGTGCTACATGGATTAGGGGGAAAGTGGTCGCGAGTAATTGGGTCATTGATTGTATCTGTTTGGACGGACACTGACCACTGAAACAAAAGAACAGCATCTTTTGAGGCTCCACATTCTTGTCCAATGTCCATATCTGTCCATTTCAGACCAAGACGATAGAAAGTCATGTGATCTCGAGAAAACATCAGGAAAAAAACTTCTCAAGCACTAAGGGCACCTTATATCAAAAATTCACACTGAATCCTTTTCAAGCAGCTTTTGCTCTTCGGGCAGAAGAGCTGAAATTCAAATGTGAATATGAAAGGTCTGATCACCTTAATTAATGTGACCCGGTGGTGACGCACAGGAGCCAGAATCAACTGGAGCCTGAGACTACTATaccaaaaaatgtttattaaatgaaCGGCACAAAGAAACTCCACTCATTAAAAGGGGATCAAGTACTGTTTACCtaatttaaatcaaacaaaacaaactgaaaaaaaagaaaattgaccaTGTGGGACCAAACTGCACAATCCAGGAGGTCAGTATAAAGATGTTAAACAGAGTATGTAGTCACAAAATATAGCTGATAAGTGATACATTTGATAA
It contains:
- the LOC119195998 gene encoding galanin receptor type 1-like is translated as MELEVENQSQRFNAYTAACYTCIGDGCGQLHLSSDICTLGAFICKFIYYFFTMSMLVSIFTLSAMSVDRYVAIVHARKSSSIRVWRHAMLGVVLIWILSLVMVAPVAHYQSIVEREVNNTFCWEVWPDHYRKIYVMCTFVLGSVLPLVLILVCYAKG